TTTATGCAGCAAAGGGGGCACCTTGTTTATTGTAAATATTAGAAACATATGTCTCAACTTATTAGATGGGATCCATGAAGCAAAGCAAAAGAAAAAGATAGATGAGCGAGCGGGGTGAGTACCAGCTTCCATCTATCTATTTTTTATGCATTAGCTCATTTGCATCAACATCTTTAACTTCAGAAAAAGTTCCTGTCTGTTTAAGTACGTTACTTTGCAATTTCTTTTTAATTCAAGTAGATTTGTTGTTTTTATTGAATAGTTACCGCTTTTCTGAGATTATGCTCAAATACTTACATAAGATGCTATAGAGTTCTTCATATAATTAACGAGTGCACGCACCTCTGATTCCAGTCCTTCCCAATTATCAGCATACTCTCCTAGATAGCCTTTTCTAGCTAAATCAAGTAAATTCGCATATTCTTGAGGCAACCGAGGTATCGCCCAATCTGCAGCCACATCTTTTGGAGAAATTTCTCCATCAGCTACTGTCTGCCACATGCGAGCCATCGTTAAAATTACATTACGTTCGTCACCTTTCATCCCTTCTATTAAATCTGGTAAGGAATCTTTAATCGCCCTTCGAATATCTGTTTTCGGAACGGGATCAAGTATATCTGAAGCATCAGGACCATATAGAGAAACACTATTTTTTCTTGTTTTAGCTAAGACAATAGCTAAATCAGGGTTACAAGTTGGTTCGGGAATCTGACCTGCCTCAAACTCACTTCGAAGCCACTCTCCATACAAAAATTCATTTCTTGGCGGATATCTCCAGGGTACCACATCACTATGGTTGATTACCGTTACTTCCAGCGGTCGGACAGACTTTGTATTCCCTACCTTTCCCGAGATAAGCATGAGTCTCTCTGTCAGTTTTCTTCGCATCTCTTCTGATAAACGGTGATTTACGACAACTAGGATATCTACATCACTATTGATGCGTAAGCCACCAATTACGGCAGAACCAAACATATATACACCAATTACGGTTTGTCCCTGCAACTCCATCGTAATTTTTAATGCTTGAACCGCTTCCTTTGGTATCTCTTCATTAATTAGCTTGCCCATTTGTTACACTCCCCCCTTTTATTAAAATAAAATTAATCGCTGCAAATCGCACCATTTTCAATCATTTATTACTTATTGGGTATACACTAGTTGCTAAAATCTCCACTCATTAATGGAATAGCTATGGAAAATTATACGTAACATTCATCTATACTTAAAGAACAAACTGTTTAACAAAGGAGCGAGCGCCCGTTTAGCAACGTAGCGAATGGAACGAATCAACTAAAGATAAAGGAATCATGCCACTAAAACTGGGGTATGCCGACGTCTGGGCGGCAAGCCCGTTTTTAGTCGGCCTTCCTCTTTACGACGAACCGATGATGACTTATCGTAGGGCGCATTTCTAAAGTCGCATCGTTGCTGGGCTCATGCGACGGACGTGGCTATCCGGTTATTTCGTTATCCCCAAGCACCTCATTTTATACTTCTTATTGTTATAAAAAGAATATTTGAAATAGATTAGGCTCTCTTTTTCATCCTTTACCTTTAGTATACGCTCTCCAACACAAGAAACCGTACTCATTTTTTCTATTCCTAATGCTAAGCTAAAATATAGTGACACACAATTATTCTCACTTATTCACAGACCCTATACCCCCTTTATTACTGTGGGACGGATTCGGTGATTATGTTGCCGTTTTATTCCAAGGGAGTTCTATTTCGCCGATTATCTTAGCATGATTAATTGCAGCAGTATTAAGAATTGCTCAAGGGGCAGATACATTCGTTGCACTAATTGCAGCAGGATTGGTTATCCCATTGATGTTTGGAACAGATGTTGTTTTGGCTTTCATGGTAATAGCAACAGGAACTGGTAGTCTCATTGCATCGCATGTGAATGATACAGGGTTTTGGATCATTAAATAATCTTTTGGATTAACGATCAAAGAGACATTTTTAACGTGGACTATGTTAGAAACCGTTATTTCTGTAAGCGGTCTAGTATTTATACGAATGTTAAATACTTTTGTATGAGGTTTGAAGAAGGGGGAACTAGCCTTTAAAAGGCGAAATGGAAGTGATGATTTCATTTGCTGAAATGCCCGTATAAGTAATGGATAATAAACAATTTAACAACTAATTGTAGGGCGTTTTCATCCATAGTTACTTCCTTAAAAGCACTTATTATTAATAAACCTTTAATTCATCGTCATGGACACTCAAAAATTAGACAATAGTAGTTATTTTATTCAAAATATAAGGAGAGGGTAATAAAAGGAGGTATTTGATTTGCAAATCACGATAGGTGAAAATACATTAGAGCTGTTAATTGGGGATATTACTAAACAGGCAACAGATGCGATTGTTAATGCAGCTAATGGATCGTTGATGGGCGGTGGAGGCGTAGATGGAGCCATTCATAAAGCGGCAGGACAAGAATTGTTGCAAGCTTGCAGAAGACTTCGAAAAGAGCAGTTAAATGAGGAGCCTTTAGGCACTGGAGAAGCTGTTATTACTCCTGGATTTAAATTACCTGCTAGTTATGTGATCCATACAGTAGGTCCTATTTGGAATACACATAATCCAATCCAAGACATTCAGTTGGCAGATTGCTATCAAAATTCCTTCAAGCTTGCTAAAGAGTATAAGCTAACTAGCATTTCATTCCCTTCTATTTCTACTGGTGTATATCGTTTTCCCATTGAGCGGGCAGCGAAGATAGCAATGAGAACAATCACCAATTACTTACAGACAGTGGATTTCGGTCAGGTAAGGATGGTGCTTTTTTCAGAAACTGATTTTACCGTATATAAGTCTGCCCTAAGAAATATCATTTGTTCTTCTAGTTAATTAAAACAAGGTAAACCAACATTCTCCAGCATCTTGCACTCGCATGAATGATGCTTACTGCTTGCTTATTGCTATTTTAGCTTTTGGCAAATTTCATAATGGCGGGCTCTATACTAGTTTCAACCCGCCATTTATAATTATGCATAAGAAAAGTTACTATTGGCATGATATAGGAATAAGCGGAAAGAAAGCAGAAAGAAATGGAGCGTTTAGTTATGACCAAGCAACCTGTTAAAACATGGAGTATTATTAGTCTTGCCTCAATACCACTTGTAATGACATTAGGAAATTCTATGCTAATTCCTGTACTACCTGTTTTTGAAAAACAAGTAGGAATCACTACCTTTCAATCAAGTATGATCATTACGAGCTATTCCCTTGCCGCCATTTTTCTCATTCCAGTGGCAGGTTATTTATCCGATCGCTATAGTAGAAAAATTGTCATTTTAACCAGCTTAGTATTAGCGTTTATTGGTGGATTAATTGCAGGGTTCGCCTCATGGAAGCTTTCAGATCCATTTACTTGGATTATTATCGGTCGAGTACTGCAAGGTATAGGCGCAGCAGGAGCTTTCCCAATTATTTTGCCTTTAGTTGGAGATCTGTTTAAAGGGGATGATGAAAAAGCTAGTGCTTGCCTTGGGATCGTTGAGACCTCCAACACCTTTGGAAAAGTGTTAAGTCCTATTTTAGGTGCACTGTTTGCGTCTTTTTTATGGTATATCCCCTTTTTTTCCATCTCTTTGTTCAGTCTTATATCGATTGTGCTCATTTATCTATTTATTAAAGTTCCAA
This genomic interval from Virgibacillus pantothenticus contains the following:
- the ant(9) gene encoding aminoglycoside nucleotidyltransferase ANT(9), which encodes MGKLINEEIPKEAVQALKITMELQGQTVIGVYMFGSAVIGGLRINSDVDILVVVNHRLSEEMRRKLTERLMLISGKVGNTKSVRPLEVTVINHSDVVPWRYPPRNEFLYGEWLRSEFEAGQIPEPTCNPDLAIVLAKTRKNSVSLYGPDASDILDPVPKTDIRRAIKDSLPDLIEGMKGDERNVILTMARMWQTVADGEISPKDVAADWAIPRLPQEYANLLDLARKGYLGEYADNWEGLESEVRALVNYMKNSIASYVSI
- a CDS encoding O-acetyl-ADP-ribose deacetylase — encoded protein: MQITIGENTLELLIGDITKQATDAIVNAANGSLMGGGGVDGAIHKAAGQELLQACRRLRKEQLNEEPLGTGEAVITPGFKLPASYVIHTVGPIWNTHNPIQDIQLADCYQNSFKLAKEYKLTSISFPSISTGVYRFPIERAAKIAMRTITNYLQTVDFGQVRMVLFSETDFTVYKSALRNIICSSS